Genomic window (Dyadobacter fanqingshengii):
ACTCAGGAGGTCTTGGGTTTCTCGCCGGCTCGCACATGCGCAGCGTATATGCATTGAAGCAGAATTTGATAGGCGTTGGAATGCTCTGGAAGCATGGATATTACGATCAGGGCCGCAAAAAGGACGGCAGTATGCAGCCCGAATTCCGGGAAAAAATGTATTCCTTTCTTGTTGATACAAAAATCCGTTTTCAGATCCCGGTTATGGGCAAAGACGTATGGGTAGCAGCCTACTATCTGCCGCCGGACGTCTTCCAATCTGCCCCATTATTCTTACTTACCACGGACACAGACGGAAATGACGACACAACGCGCGCGATCAGTTATTCTTTATATGATGCAGATGTGACCTATAAAGTGGCGCAATGCATGGTGCTCGGCATTGGCGGTGCGCGTCTTCTGGAAGAGCTTAGCTATGAACCGCAAGTGTATCATTTTAATGAAGCGCATGCAGTTTCGGCCATTTTCCATTTGTTCAAAAAATATAAAAAAGTAGCTGAGGTAAAAAAGCGGGTCGTTTTTACAACGCATACACCGGAAGAAGCAGGGAATGAGAAGCACGACATCAATTTTCTTGAAAAGCTGGGCTTCTTTTCGGGGCTGGATCTTGGGACGGTCCGTAAGATCAGCGGGATTAAGGATGATACATTTAACCATTCACTGGCCGCATTAAGCCTTAGCAGAAAAGCCAATGGCGTTTCCAAGCTTCACGGCGAGGTTTCCCGGCATATGTGGAAGTCGCATAAGAATATTGCGGAAATCGACCACATTACCAACGCGCAGAACAACGCTTACTGGATTGATAGTGAACTGGAGAGCGCTCGGATCGCAAAAGATTCTGAAAAAATTGCTGCCCGCAAAAAGGAGCTGAAGAAGATTTTGTTCAAAACGGTTGCCGATCAATGCGGTAAAATATTTGA
Coding sequences:
- the glgP gene encoding alpha-glucan family phosphorylase, whose translation is MSQQTFSLPYKHPFAPDKKYQKSVVYFSMEFAVDQALKIYSGGLGFLAGSHMRSVYALKQNLIGVGMLWKHGYYDQGRKKDGSMQPEFREKMYSFLVDTKIRFQIPVMGKDVWVAAYYLPPDVFQSAPLFLLTTDTDGNDDTTRAISYSLYDADVTYKVAQCMVLGIGGARLLEELSYEPQVYHFNEAHAVSAIFHLFKKYKKVAEVKKRVVFTTHTPEEAGNEKHDINFLEKLGFFSGLDLGTVRKISGIKDDTFNHSLAALSLSRKANGVSKLHGEVSRHMWKSHKNIAEIDHITNAQNNAYWIDSELESARIAKDSEKIAARKKELKKILFKTVADQCGKIFDPNVLTIVWARRFAAYKRPDMLIWDLERFRKMMENKEQPIQVIWAGKPYPKDDGAIDTFNHLFYQSHHFSNMAVLTGYELALSKLLKDGSDVWLNTPVVTREASGTSGMTAAMNASLNLSTFDGWICEFSKDGENSFLLPVAEGDDINKQDCDNLMQKLESTVIPTYYANQTKWQEMVLNSMNDVNVEFNSDRMAREYYEKLY